In Thermoplasmatales archaeon, the DNA window CGCAATTTCAGGATTTTCATCCACGTTAATTTTTATTGCAACAAAATTTTTCATCATTTCAATAACTTCCTTATTTTTATAAGTCTCATTTTCCATCCTTCTACATGGCCCGCACCAATCCGCATAAAAATCAAGAATCGCTATCTTATTTTCATTTAAACTCTCTTCCAGCCCTTTTTCATAATTAACCCACAAAATTTCCCCCATCTCTTTTTTTAAACACCCAATAAGAAGTAAAATAAAAACAAAAAATAATAAAATTTTCCTCATTCTAATCTTATATATTCATTTCTTTCAAGCATTTTTATAAATATAGGAAATCCACTCGCTTTTTCTTTCCCGTAATTTTCCTCAATCATCTTCATTATCTCTCCAACGCTATTTTTCCCGTCAAATTTCCTCCAGGCAAATGAACCAATTTCATCAAGATTTACAATGAAATAATCTGGCCTTTTTAAAATTTTGCAAAAAATTTTTCCGATTTTACTCTTAAATTTAATTATTTTAAGCCTTACAAGCCCTTCTTCTTCAAACCATTCAACATTTCTTATTGGCCTTGAATCATCCTTCATTTGCAATCCTGAATTCCCTTATAACAATATAGCCAAGCAAGAAAGCAATATAACCCCAAACAATCATTCCAGGCCATGCGGGTGCTTCCTCAAGAACTCCTAAATTAACCCTTAATATAATCAAAAATGCCCCTATTATTCCCATTAAAGCTTCTCCCGCTATTAAGCCCGCAGAGAAAAGCAAACCAGTTCTATGAGCTTTTTCTTTTGGTTTTATTCCTGTCTCTTTTATAGCCATTTCCCAGTCGCTCATCTCTTCCTCCTCTTCCGCTCCTTCCTTCTTAAGCTTTCTATCCACTATTGCCCTGACAATTCCTCCCACAAGTATTGGAACAGTAAGGGTAAAAGGTAAATAAATTCCTATTGCAACAGGAAGAACAGGTATATCCATAAGAATAAGAACTATTGCAAGAAATGCACCCGCTATTACAAATGGCCATACAATTTCTCCTCCTATAACTCCCTTAACAATTCCTCCCATAAGGAATGCTTGTGGAGCGGGCAAATCAGCGCTTCCTATCTTATATGCTTTATCCAATGCCTGTATTACAATTGCAAGAACAGGAGCAGCAGCAGCCACGCCTATAATTTCCGCAACCTGCTGTTTCCAGGGGGTGGCGCCGAGCATCTGGCCCGCTGCCATTGATTGAAGCACATCTCCACTTATTGCAGCGGCACAGCATACAACCGCCGCCATCCCTATTACAATTGTCATTCCTTCATAGCCAGTTACTCCAAATGCAAGCATCAATATGCTAACAAATAAAAGGACCGCAACAGTTACACCTGAAATTGGATTATTTGATGAGCCCAGTAAGCCCGCCATATAGCCCGCTATTGCGGATGCAACAAAAGCAAGAAATACAAGAATTACCGCCATAAATGCACTTACCGCATACATATTGCTTAGCCATCCATAAATCAAGAAAATTGGGATAATAAGCAACCCTATGGTAACAAAAACCTTCTTTATATCTAGGTCATGCTCCGTTCTCTTTTTAGTTTCCACCGTCCTTCCTCTCAGCCCTACAACCGCTTCCTTAACTCCATGAAGTAAATTTTCTCTTAATTTCCATATTGTATAAAGCCCACCAACAACCATTGCCCCCACACCAAGGTAGCGAACATAACTACTCCACACTTCCATAAATCCTTCAAGTGCTGGTGTTCCAGATGGCAAGCCAGTAGAAAGAATGATCAGGGGAGTAATAATAACCCATCCAAGCAATCCGCCAGCAAAAACAAAAGCGGATATTTTTGGACCAATTATATATCCAACTCCAAGAAGGGCGGGTGATGCTGCAACTCCTCCATAAAAGTAGCCCTCGCTCGATTTTCCCATTACTCCATATTTACCCGCATAAAAAATTTCCTCAACTTTTCCTTTGAAAACGTTCAATGAAACTTGACATAGCTTAACTACGCCTGCAAGAATTGCTCCCGCAAGCATCCAAAAACTACTCCCCTTTCCTTCTTTTCCAACAGCAGTATTTATAACCGCTGCAACCGCTACACCTTCAGGAAATGGTAAATCTGTTTTTACTATCAATGCTCTCCTTAGCAAAACCATCCATAGCACACCAAGCACACCACCAACAAGAGCAATTAGTGTTGTCTCCCAGTAATGTATTTCATGCCATGCCCCAATCACAACAAGAGCGGGAATTGTAAATATCACGCCCGCAGCAAGCGCCTCGCCAGCTGCAGCCCCCATCATTCCCAGTGTTACTTCCAGCACAGTTGGTTTAAATGGTTTTAGCAGAGCGAGAGCCATTATTGCTCCAGGAATAGCAGCAGAAACAGTCATCCCTGCATATAGGCCAAGGTAGGCATTTGCAGCACCCATTATTATTGCAAGTAGAGCCCCTACCGCAATCGCTCTAAAAGTGAGCTCCGCAACGCTTTTTTCTGCTGGTATAAGAGGCTTAAAATTTTCCCTACTCATTTTTCTCCCTCCAGAATTTTTTCATAATCTTTCGGATTTATAAGATCTTTTAACTCCTCTTCATTCTCCATTTCTATTTCAAAAATCCAACCACTATCATATGGCTCACGATTTATCAATCCCGGATCATCATTTAGTGCATCATTTATCGAGAAAATTTTCCCGCTGACTGGAGCATAAACTTCGGAAACAGATTTAACTGATTCCAGAGTTGCAACAACCTCTCCCCGCTTAAAATATTTTCCAATTTCAGGTAATTCAACATATACTACATCGGTCAATTTATCCTGAGCATAATCTGTTATTCCAACTCTAACAATGCTATTTTTCCTGAGAATCCACTCATGCGTTTTTGTATAAAGCAAATTCTCTCTAATCTCCATATAAGTGGAATGCTAACACAAATTTAATCTTTTTGAATTGTTATATCTTCTTAATTTCATTTGCATGAAGTGAGGCAAAATAAAATTTGATAGAAAAATATTTATATACCTTCATATATATATTTGAGGTGGTTAAAATGGTAAGGAAAAAGGATAAGGAAAAGGATTCCTTTGACTGGTTTGATGATTGGGGATTTGACGATATATTCGAGGAATTCGATGAGAGATTCAGAAAAATGCAACATCGCATCAACAAGTTACTCAAAGACGCGATGGAAGGAAATATACCAGCTAAGGAAGGAGGCCCGTTTATTTACGGATGGAGTTTCAGAGTTGGACCCGATGGCAAACCTCAATTTGAGGAGTTTGGAAATATAAAGCCGAGGACTGGCATAGAAGAGATGGCAAGAGAACCACTTGTAGATGTCATAGAGGAAGGAGATAAGATATGCGTAACAGCGGAAGTTCCTGGTGTAACAAAAGAAGACATTAATCTTGAAATAACAGACAGCAAATTGGTTATAAAGGTTGACAGAGAAGACAGAAAATACTATAAGGAGGTTAAACTGCCAGCGAAAGTCGATGAGGATTCAGCGAAAGCAACATACCAGAATGGAGTGCTTGACATAGAATTCAAGAAAATAAAAGCAGAAAAGAAAGGAAAGAGAATAGAGATAAAGTAATCCTCTTCCCTTCTCTATTTTTATTTATCAAAATCTTATTATAATTTTATAAACTCCATTCTCCAATTTCTTTTCGGTTTCAAAAACTTTATCAAGTAAATGAAGAGCAGCTTTGTTATCTACAAGCACTTCCGCCGTAAAACCAAGCAAACCATTTTTCTTTGCAATTTCTGCCAGATATCCAACCAATTCTTTTCCAATCCCTTTATTTTGATAATCATCTCTCACAACCATTGCAATTTCTGCGGTATAATTTGATTCATCTATTGTGTATTGAGCTAACCCTATAACCTCTTCCTTTTCATCTTTTGGTATTGTAGCAATTATAACCATTTCTTTTTTAAAATCAACAATGCAGAATTCCTGCAATCTCTCATGTGGCATATCTGTTCTTGCCGACATAAATCTCCTATAAATTGTATTATCAGACAGAGAATAAAAAAATTCTTTTAGGAGAGGTTCATCTGATATTTTAACTGGTCTTAAAAATATTTCTAAACCCTTTTTAGTTCTTCTCCATGTTTCCAGCTCCTCTGGATACTCACCTCTTGCCCCTGGAATTATCGCTTGATCCTTAAATACAAGATTATGTTTCTTTGCCTCCTCAAGGAGCCATGCCCTGAATTTTGGATGTGCTATAGATATCAATTCCATGGCTCTTTCTCTTATATTTTTACCCTCCAAATATGCAATTCCATATTCAGTAACAACATATTGAATATCTCCTCTTGTCAATGTAGCCCCTCCTTCCAAAAATGGGACTATCCTACTAACCTCTCCTTTCCTTGCAGTCGAGGGAATGGCAAGTATGCTCCTTCCTCTCCCCAGCAGGGCGCCCCTCATAAAGTCCGCTTGTCCACCTATGCCACTATAAAATGTGTGAGCAATTGATTCTGCGGTTGCCTGACCTGTTAAATCTATCTGGAGAGCAGTGTTTATTGCGGTCATTTTTTTATTCTGCGCTATAATCAGCGGATTGTTTGTATATTCTATCGGATGAAATTCGAAATCAGGGTTATCATCTAAATAATCATATGTTTCTTTTGTTC includes these proteins:
- a CDS encoding thioredoxin family protein, producing the protein MRKILLFFVFILLLIGCLKKEMGEILWVNYEKGLEESLNENKIAILDFYADWCGPCRRMENETYKNKEVIEMMKNFVAIKINVDENPEIANLYRVSQIPTIVYLKDGKEVYRTIGYRNAEQFLADMEKVLKM
- a CDS encoding PqqD family protein, which gives rise to MKDDSRPIRNVEWFEEEGLVRLKIIKFKSKIGKIFCKILKRPDYFIVNLDEIGSFAWRKFDGKNSVGEIMKMIEENYGKEKASGFPIFIKMLERNEYIRLE
- a CDS encoding oligopeptide transporter, OPT family, translated to MSRENFKPLIPAEKSVAELTFRAIAVGALLAIIMGAANAYLGLYAGMTVSAAIPGAIMALALLKPFKPTVLEVTLGMMGAAAGEALAAGVIFTIPALVVIGAWHEIHYWETTLIALVGGVLGVLWMVLLRRALIVKTDLPFPEGVAVAAVINTAVGKEGKGSSFWMLAGAILAGVVKLCQVSLNVFKGKVEEIFYAGKYGVMGKSSEGYFYGGVAASPALLGVGYIIGPKISAFVFAGGLLGWVIITPLIILSTGLPSGTPALEGFMEVWSSYVRYLGVGAMVVGGLYTIWKLRENLLHGVKEAVVGLRGRTVETKKRTEHDLDIKKVFVTIGLLIIPIFLIYGWLSNMYAVSAFMAVILVFLAFVASAIAGYMAGLLGSSNNPISGVTVAVLLFVSILMLAFGVTGYEGMTIVIGMAAVVCCAAAISGDVLQSMAAGQMLGATPWKQQVAEIIGVAAAAPVLAIVIQALDKAYKIGSADLPAPQAFLMGGIVKGVIGGEIVWPFVIAGAFLAIVLILMDIPVLPVAIGIYLPFTLTVPILVGGIVRAIVDRKLKKEGAEEEEEMSDWEMAIKETGIKPKEKAHRTGLLFSAGLIAGEALMGIIGAFLIILRVNLGVLEEAPAWPGMIVWGYIAFLLGYIVIREFRIANEG
- the gcvH gene encoding glycine cleavage system protein GcvH, translating into MEIRENLLYTKTHEWILRKNSIVRVGITDYAQDKLTDVVYVELPEIGKYFKRGEVVATLESVKSVSEVYAPVSGKIFSINDALNDDPGLINREPYDSGWIFEIEMENEEELKDLINPKDYEKILEGEK
- a CDS encoding Hsp20/alpha crystallin family protein; protein product: MVRKKDKEKDSFDWFDDWGFDDIFEEFDERFRKMQHRINKLLKDAMEGNIPAKEGGPFIYGWSFRVGPDGKPQFEEFGNIKPRTGIEEMAREPLVDVIEEGDKICVTAEVPGVTKEDINLEITDSKLVIKVDREDRKYYKEVKLPAKVDEDSAKATYQNGVLDIEFKKIKAEKKGKRIEIK
- a CDS encoding GNAT family N-acetyltransferase produces the protein MEENFLSRFKKIYPEKFVDLRKAFSKIHRGDRIFIGTACGEPVYLVRELVAYVESYPKAFVDAEVIHIWTLGVTPYTDEKFKRNFRHNSFFIGENTRKAVNEGNADYTPIFLSRAPDLLRRKIIRVDVALIQLSPPDKHGYMSYGISVDLVKTATENADLIIAQVNKNMPRTHGNSFIYIEDVDFIVPYDEPLLEYKPSAPDEISERIGKYVAKLVENGSTIQVGYGSIPDAVLSSLKGKKNLGVHTELLTDGIVNLMKEGVITNREKSIHRNKTVASFCLGTKETYDYLDDNPDFEFHPIEYTNNPLIIAQNKKMTAINTALQIDLTGQATAESIAHTFYSGIGGQADFMRGALLGRGRSILAIPSTARKGEVSRIVPFLEGGATLTRGDIQYVVTEYGIAYLEGKNIRERAMELISIAHPKFRAWLLEEAKKHNLVFKDQAIIPGARGEYPEELETWRRTKKGLEIFLRPVKISDEPLLKEFFYSLSDNTIYRRFMSARTDMPHERLQEFCIVDFKKEMVIIATIPKDEKEEVIGLAQYTIDESNYTAEIAMVVRDDYQNKGIGKELVGYLAEIAKKNGLLGFTAEVLVDNKAALHLLDKVFETEKKLENGVYKIIIRF